Proteins from a single region of Leptolyngbyaceae cyanobacterium:
- the hetZ gene encoding heterocyst differentiation protein HetZ — protein MNLSNGSISQRQQQLAWEKSASVEAIFQLLFNELKQSTRASEQNCREVAARLATEVMRICNESRRIQELGAVETWATKLARHRLQQCLNYYKLGSPGGRVELHSTLSAIVYRYITPPGASSLYENRLTLIEDFLQGFYVEALNAFRREGATCQIAPTNPTYRPETLLELAEYLAFTERYAKRRIRLAGSRSQQLIILRAQTFVQKQPPETSVDMEQVAEGGASESEISSDEALLQQVRQAMIAQEEPLGQEDALRQSVINELMAYLQERQQEDCADYFALRLQDLTTSEIEAIMGLTPRQRDYLQQRFKYHLIRFALLHRWELVHEWLEADLERNLGLTQKQWQDFLAQLEPEYLRLLQMKQQTISDREIGRQLGWTVNQVHKQWFKLLEKAWDIRNSFVSGSGASTDEQRHRSLP, from the coding sequence TTGAATCTAAGTAATGGCTCAATCAGCCAGCGCCAACAACAACTAGCTTGGGAGAAATCTGCTAGCGTGGAGGCTATTTTTCAACTGCTCTTCAACGAACTCAAGCAGTCAACCCGTGCTTCAGAGCAGAATTGCCGAGAAGTCGCAGCGCGTCTAGCCACGGAAGTAATGCGAATATGTAACGAAAGTAGACGCATTCAAGAACTAGGCGCTGTGGAAACTTGGGCTACAAAACTCGCCCGTCACCGCCTACAGCAATGCCTCAATTACTATAAGTTGGGGTCTCCTGGCGGACGGGTAGAATTACACAGTACTCTGAGTGCGATCGTCTATCGTTACATTACACCACCTGGAGCATCTTCGCTCTATGAAAATCGCTTGACTTTAATCGAAGATTTCTTACAGGGATTTTATGTAGAAGCTTTAAATGCTTTTCGCCGGGAAGGAGCAACTTGCCAAATTGCCCCTACGAATCCGACTTACCGACCGGAAACTCTGCTGGAGTTGGCCGAATATCTGGCTTTTACAGAACGTTATGCCAAGCGCCGAATTCGTTTAGCTGGTTCCCGGAGCCAGCAATTAATTATTTTACGGGCGCAGACCTTCGTTCAAAAACAACCACCGGAGACTTCTGTTGATATGGAACAGGTGGCTGAGGGAGGAGCTTCTGAATCAGAGATTAGCTCGGATGAAGCTTTGTTGCAGCAAGTGCGACAAGCGATGATCGCGCAGGAAGAACCGCTCGGTCAGGAGGATGCCCTGCGCCAGTCGGTGATTAACGAGTTAATGGCTTATTTACAAGAACGTCAGCAAGAGGACTGCGCGGATTATTTCGCGCTTCGGTTGCAAGATCTGACTACCAGCGAAATAGAGGCCATAATGGGCTTAACACCGCGTCAGCGAGATTATTTGCAACAGCGGTTTAAGTATCATTTAATTCGCTTTGCTCTGTTGCATCGGTGGGAACTGGTGCATGAGTGGTTGGAAGCAGATTTAGAAAGAAATCTTGGCTTGACGCAAAAGCAATGGCAAGATTTTCTGGCTCAACTAGAGCCAGAGTACCTCAGGTTACTGCAAATGAAGCAACAAACTATTTCCGATCGAGAGATCGGACGCCAGCTGGGGTGGACGGTCAACCAGGTTCACAAGCAGTGGTTTAAGCTTCTAGAGAAAGCTTGGGATATTCGCAATTCATTCGTGTCCGGATCGGGTGCATCGACTGATGAACAGAGACATAGAAGCCTTCCCTGA
- the sds gene encoding solanesyl diphosphate synthase, whose protein sequence is MTSTTSLFSPVEADLRLLSENLKQLVGKRHPILSAAAEHLFGAGGKRLRPAIVLLISRATSQKQEITSRHRRLAEITEMIHTASLVHDDVVDESEMRRGVSTVHSLFGNRIAVLAGDFLFAQSSWYLANLDNLEVVKLLSEVIMDLAAGEIQQGLNRFDTSLSIEAYLEKSYYKTASLIANSAKAAGCLSEVSAEMAHNLYSYGRHLGLAFQVVDDILDFTGSTEVLGKPAGSDLRSGNLTAPAIFALQEKPYLEVLIEREFSQDGDLEQALELINEGMGIERARELAAQQAKSAVEYLADLSPSESRQALIDIADYVLSRLY, encoded by the coding sequence ATGACCTCAACTACCTCCCTCTTTTCACCTGTTGAAGCAGACCTGCGTTTGCTGTCGGAGAACTTAAAACAGCTAGTTGGTAAGCGTCACCCTATCCTATCTGCCGCAGCAGAACACCTGTTTGGAGCAGGAGGAAAGCGGCTGAGACCTGCGATCGTCCTTTTGATTTCGCGAGCTACCAGCCAAAAGCAGGAGATTACCTCCCGTCATCGACGGCTAGCAGAAATTACCGAAATGATTCACACAGCTAGCTTGGTGCATGATGATGTAGTAGACGAATCGGAAATGCGCCGTGGAGTATCTACCGTACATAGTCTGTTTGGAAATCGCATCGCCGTATTAGCAGGAGATTTTCTGTTTGCTCAATCTTCGTGGTACTTAGCTAACTTGGATAATTTGGAGGTTGTTAAACTCCTATCCGAGGTGATTATGGACTTGGCAGCAGGAGAAATTCAGCAGGGACTCAATCGATTCGATACCAGTTTATCAATCGAAGCTTACCTGGAAAAAAGTTATTACAAAACTGCTTCCTTAATTGCCAACAGTGCGAAGGCTGCTGGCTGTTTGAGCGAAGTTTCTGCGGAAATGGCACATAATTTATATAGCTATGGGCGTCATCTTGGCTTAGCGTTCCAGGTTGTAGATGATATTTTGGATTTCACTGGTTCTACAGAAGTTTTAGGCAAACCAGCGGGTTCAGATTTAAGAAGTGGCAATTTAACTGCACCAGCTATATTTGCTCTTCAAGAAAAGCCATATCTAGAGGTGTTAATAGAAAGAGAATTTTCTCAGGATGGAGATTTAGAGCAGGCGCTCGAACTAATTAATGAAGGAATGGGAATTGAACGAGCCCGCGAATTAGCGGCACAACAAGCAAAATCTGCAGTGGAATACCTGGCAGATTTATCGCCTTCCGAATCCCGTCAAGCATTGATCGATATTGCTGACTACGTATTAAGTCGCTTGTATTGA
- the murI gene encoding glutamate racemase: MTTEKIGIFDSGVGGLTVLRELYRQLPNESIIYFGDTARLPYGNRSAAEILQFVREILTWMSQQGVKMAIMACNTSSALALEIVRSEFNFPILGVILPGARAAVSLGKRIGVIATPATAASNAYRRAIQEIDPAVRVWQVGCPAFVPLIEQNRISDPYTYEIAREYLAPLLEQQIDTLVYGCTHYPHLAPVLKAILPRHVSTVDPAVHVVAAAAQELDLLAMRNTGQPQPTRFCVSGDPHQFAELSIQWLGCTPLVEQVCLPTTMKLHQIPLESLE, encoded by the coding sequence ATGACAACTGAGAAAATAGGGATTTTTGACAGCGGCGTTGGTGGTCTCACCGTTTTGAGAGAACTATATCGACAACTGCCTAATGAATCGATAATTTATTTTGGCGATACAGCCCGACTGCCTTACGGCAACCGTTCAGCGGCAGAAATTTTGCAATTTGTCCGAGAAATTCTTACCTGGATGAGTCAGCAGGGCGTAAAAATGGCGATCATGGCTTGTAACACCAGTTCCGCCCTTGCCTTAGAAATTGTCAGATCTGAGTTTAATTTTCCGATTTTAGGAGTGATTCTGCCAGGAGCTCGCGCTGCGGTCAGCCTCGGTAAGCGGATCGGTGTAATTGCCACTCCTGCCACGGCTGCTAGTAATGCTTATCGACGAGCAATCCAAGAAATCGATCCTGCTGTCCGAGTCTGGCAAGTCGGTTGTCCGGCATTTGTGCCATTGATTGAACAAAATCGAATTAGTGACCCGTATACATATGAAATTGCACGGGAATACCTAGCTCCTTTATTAGAGCAGCAGATCGATACACTCGTTTATGGCTGTACCCACTATCCTCATTTAGCACCCGTACTGAAGGCAATTTTGCCTCGCCATGTCAGTACTGTCGATCCAGCGGTTCATGTCGTGGCTGCGGCGGCTCAAGAACTAGACCTTTTAGCAATGAGAAATACAGGTCAACCCCAGCCTACGCGCTTTTGCGTGAGTGGCGATCCGCATCAGTTTGCTGAGTTATCCATTCAATGGTTGGGTTGCACGCCTTTAGTCGAGCAGGTGTGCTTGCCAACCACGATGAAGCTACACCAGATACCGCTAGAATCTCTGGAATGA
- a CDS encoding N-acetylmuramoyl-L-alanine amidase: MSKSWPNGKISAIRLRKSGETIVKFHWLLSSTVLSLFLLSSPALAGRLQSWRFDANQNRLVFTTDSGVQPKAQLLFNPTRLVIDLPGTNFNRRTIYQQLRGAMRVLRIGQLDSQTTRLVIELDPGYTLDPKLVQFQGISPSQWMVQLPAPVRTQEQANNSSPDGVDITASGPSSATQVQDVQVTPDGFFIRTSGANPEFHVRRSSDRTTIDVELQNASLSSQLSSKELSVDRNNNGVNRVQVAQLETTPPMVRLTLQVNGDSPDWQARVSSLGGIIVLPTLGEDSTSSQGNSDRLATIQSVEVSGNQLLVRADRAITYNSGWDRSSGAYRITLSSAKLSNRIKEPQPNANSPVLRVRVRQENPSTVVVLVLPASGVQIGDVNQPTPQLLALSLQNSTAIAVPPPSNTFSIAESTPNYPRTLPTRRPNARTVVVVDIGHGGKDVGAIGIGGLREKDVILPIGREVARILEQNGIQVVMTRDDDYFVDLAPRVAIAKRVNADVFVSIHANAINLTRTDISGLETYYYGSSESERLARTIHDTILQSINIQDRRVRQARFYVLRHNPMPAVLVEVGFVTGAEDAPRLATPAYQNQMAEAIARGILQYVRQNY; encoded by the coding sequence ATGTCAAAATCTTGGCCTAATGGCAAAATTTCGGCTATTAGGCTGCGAAAATCAGGAGAAACAATAGTGAAATTTCACTGGCTACTATCCAGTACTGTTTTAAGTCTATTTCTGCTTTCATCTCCAGCTTTGGCAGGTAGACTGCAATCGTGGCGTTTTGATGCCAATCAGAATCGACTGGTTTTTACTACCGACAGCGGCGTTCAACCCAAAGCACAACTTCTTTTCAATCCTACTCGTTTGGTGATCGATTTGCCCGGTACAAATTTCAACCGCCGGACAATATATCAGCAACTTAGAGGCGCGATGCGAGTATTGCGGATCGGTCAGTTAGACTCCCAAACAACTCGCTTGGTAATCGAATTAGACCCTGGTTACACTCTAGACCCAAAATTAGTGCAGTTCCAGGGGATTTCCCCCAGCCAGTGGATGGTGCAATTGCCAGCACCAGTTCGTACCCAAGAGCAAGCAAACAATTCTTCCCCTGATGGGGTAGATATTACCGCCAGCGGGCCGTCTTCTGCGACCCAAGTCCAAGATGTGCAAGTAACACCAGATGGATTTTTTATTCGTACCAGCGGTGCTAATCCGGAGTTTCACGTCAGACGAAGTAGCGATCGCACTACCATCGATGTCGAACTCCAAAACGCGAGCTTATCTTCCCAATTATCTTCTAAAGAGCTATCGGTCGATCGTAATAACAATGGGGTCAACAGAGTACAGGTAGCCCAATTAGAAACAACACCGCCAATGGTTCGTCTTACATTACAAGTAAATGGCGATAGTCCGGATTGGCAGGCTAGAGTTAGTAGTTTGGGTGGGATTATCGTCTTACCAACTTTGGGAGAAGACTCGACATCTTCTCAAGGAAATAGCGATCGACTGGCAACTATTCAGTCAGTCGAAGTAAGTGGAAATCAACTTTTAGTCAGAGCCGATCGAGCGATTACTTACAACAGCGGTTGGGATCGATCGTCTGGCGCTTACCGCATTACTTTATCTTCTGCTAAACTGAGCAATCGCATCAAGGAACCCCAACCAAATGCTAATAGTCCCGTATTAAGGGTACGAGTACGGCAAGAAAACCCTTCGACGGTAGTTGTTTTAGTATTACCTGCTTCTGGGGTACAGATTGGCGATGTCAATCAACCTACTCCCCAACTATTAGCTCTCTCATTACAAAACTCAACAGCGATTGCGGTTCCCCCTCCCAGCAATACCTTTTCTATTGCAGAATCTACTCCCAATTATCCCAGAACTCTTCCGACTCGCCGCCCCAATGCCCGTACTGTCGTTGTGGTAGATATCGGACACGGTGGAAAGGATGTCGGAGCGATCGGGATTGGCGGATTGCGGGAAAAGGATGTCATTCTACCAATTGGTAGAGAAGTGGCAAGAATACTAGAACAAAATGGTATCCAGGTAGTAATGACCAGAGATGATGACTATTTTGTTGACTTAGCACCCAGAGTAGCAATTGCCAAAAGAGTAAATGCAGACGTGTTTGTTAGCATTCATGCTAATGCGATCAATCTAACACGTACTGACATTAGCGGATTGGAAACTTATTATTACGGTAGTAGTGAAAGCGAACGTTTAGCTAGGACTATTCACGATACCATTCTCCAGAGCATCAATATTCAAGATCGAAGAGTACGACAAGCAAGATTTTATGTCTTACGACATAATCCGATGCCTGCGGTTTTAGTAGAAGTTGGTTTCGTAACTGGAGCAGAAGATGCTCCTAGATTAGCAACACCAGCCTATCAGAACCAAATGGCAGAGGCGATCGCTCGCGGTATTCTTCAGTACGTGCGACAAAATTATTAA
- a CDS encoding cation:proton antiporter gives MSSFNPIFSLPAFGKTTPLLATATESQNAPMVLAGVLLSLVVIYLASKIGAEVSNWLGLPPVLGELVGGVVVGVSALHLLVFPEGGIDGSHSFIIKLLEATAGLTPDAAQSTFLAQSEVISVLAELGVIILLFEIGLESNLKELMAVGIQATVVAVVGVAVPFAAGTAGLMALFGVPAIPAIFAGAALTATSIGITSKVLSELGRLNSKEGQIILGAAVIDDVLGIIVLAVVASLVKTGEVDLMNVIYLIVSASAFLLGAILLGSIFNKSFVWVVNQLKTRGGLVVPAFIFAFVMAYLGAAIHLEAILGAFAAGLVLDETDKRKELQKQVVPIADILVPIFFVTVGAKTDLGVLNPAIPSNREGLVMAVFLIAVAIIGKIVTGWAVFGQPGINRLAIGVGMIPRGEVGLVFAGVGSASGALSKPTEAAIIMMVILTTFLAPPLLRLVFGEEQTVLDSTQAELSSTNGSPLNVASVKTEESEEVKTQN, from the coding sequence ATGAGTTCGTTTAACCCTATATTTTCGCTCCCAGCTTTCGGCAAAACAACACCACTGCTAGCAACAGCTACCGAATCACAAAATGCCCCAATGGTACTAGCAGGAGTACTTTTGAGTTTGGTAGTCATTTACTTAGCCAGTAAAATTGGCGCTGAAGTCTCTAACTGGCTCGGCTTACCACCAGTTTTAGGCGAATTAGTCGGCGGCGTAGTAGTAGGTGTTTCTGCTCTACATCTGTTGGTATTTCCAGAAGGCGGAATCGATGGTTCCCATTCCTTTATTATCAAGCTACTGGAGGCCACCGCTGGTTTAACTCCCGATGCCGCCCAAAGCACTTTCTTAGCCCAGAGCGAGGTAATTTCCGTTCTAGCAGAACTGGGCGTGATTATCCTGCTATTTGAAATAGGTTTGGAATCGAACCTCAAAGAACTGATGGCTGTCGGTATCCAGGCTACCGTCGTAGCAGTAGTGGGAGTCGCCGTACCATTTGCCGCTGGCACTGCTGGACTAATGGCTTTATTTGGCGTTCCGGCAATTCCGGCTATTTTTGCTGGTGCCGCTTTGACTGCTACCAGTATTGGTATAACCTCAAAAGTTTTGTCAGAATTAGGTCGTCTGAATTCCAAGGAAGGCCAAATAATTCTCGGTGCTGCTGTCATAGACGACGTACTGGGCATCATCGTCTTGGCTGTGGTAGCTAGCCTAGTAAAAACTGGCGAAGTGGATTTGATGAATGTGATCTATCTGATCGTCAGTGCTAGCGCTTTTCTACTCGGTGCGATTTTACTCGGCAGCATTTTCAACAAATCTTTTGTCTGGGTAGTTAATCAACTGAAGACTCGCGGCGGGTTAGTCGTTCCTGCTTTCATTTTTGCTTTTGTGATGGCCTATTTGGGGGCAGCTATCCACCTAGAAGCAATTCTCGGTGCTTTTGCTGCTGGATTAGTCCTCGACGAAACAGACAAGCGTAAAGAACTACAAAAACAAGTAGTTCCAATTGCTGATATCTTAGTACCGATCTTCTTCGTAACTGTAGGTGCAAAAACCGATTTAGGAGTTCTTAATCCAGCGATTCCCAGCAATCGAGAAGGTTTAGTGATGGCTGTTTTCTTGATTGCAGTAGCGATAATAGGCAAAATCGTGACTGGTTGGGCCGTGTTTGGTCAGCCTGGGATTAACCGTCTGGCGATCGGTGTCGGTATGATTCCACGGGGAGAAGTAGGACTGGTTTTTGCTGGTGTTGGTTCTGCTAGTGGAGCGCTTTCTAAACCAACAGAAGCCGCTATTATCATGATGGTTATCTTAACCACATTTTTAGCACCTCCACTGTTAAGATTAGTATTCGGAGAAGAGCAAACCGTGCTTGATTCAACTCAGGCCGAGTTAAGTAGTACGAACGGTTCACCTTTAAATGTTGCTAGCGTTAAAACTGAAGAGTCAGAGGAAGTCAAAACTCAAAATTAG
- a CDS encoding SIMPL domain-containing protein (The SIMPL domain is named for its presence in mouse protein SIMPL (signalling molecule that associates with mouse pelle-like kinase). Bacterial member BP26, from Brucella, was shown to assemble into a channel-like structure, while YggE from E. coli has been associated with resistance to oxidative stress.), which translates to MSRIAYQLNFSNCLKAIPLALAILIMSLSSNNPVFAQEAVQAESRMLRTLTVTGRGLEMVPTTITQVQLGVEVSGKTAREVQQEAARRSAAVVEFLRSRNVEKLQTTGIRLNPNYSFENNVQRLTGYTASNTVSFRVNTQQAGNILDEAVQAGATRIDGVSFVASDDAMANAREQALREATQDAQKQADVVLSTLNLTRREIVAIQVNNAFAPPPPRPLLQAARMDAVEASTPVIGGEQQVEAFVTLQIRY; encoded by the coding sequence ATGTCTAGAATTGCTTATCAGTTAAATTTTAGTAATTGTTTGAAAGCGATACCGCTCGCGCTGGCAATATTAATTATGAGTTTAAGTAGTAATAATCCAGTGTTCGCTCAAGAAGCAGTACAGGCAGAAAGTAGGATGCTCAGAACCTTAACCGTAACTGGTCGAGGTCTTGAAATGGTTCCCACGACGATTACTCAAGTTCAGTTAGGCGTGGAGGTTTCGGGGAAAACAGCTAGAGAAGTACAGCAGGAAGCGGCAAGGCGTTCGGCGGCAGTGGTGGAATTTTTGCGATCGCGTAATGTGGAAAAACTGCAAACCACTGGTATTCGGCTTAACCCTAACTATAGCTTTGAAAACAACGTGCAGCGGTTGACCGGATACACTGCTAGCAATACAGTCAGCTTTCGGGTCAATACCCAGCAAGCGGGAAATATTTTAGATGAAGCCGTTCAAGCTGGGGCAACGCGAATTGACGGTGTTAGTTTCGTGGCTTCCGATGATGCGATGGCTAATGCTAGAGAGCAAGCTTTGCGGGAAGCTACTCAGGATGCTCAAAAGCAAGCCGATGTGGTTTTAAGCACCCTGAATCTGACTCGGAGGGAAATCGTTGCCATTCAAGTCAATAATGCTTTTGCCCCACCTCCACCCAGACCGCTTTTACAAGCAGCCAGAATGGATGCGGTAGAAGCTTCCACGCCAGTAATCGGGGGGGAACAGCAAGTGGAAGCTTTTGTTACTCTGCAAATTCGTTATTAA
- a CDS encoding single-stranded DNA-binding protein yields the protein MTLNVVTLVGHVGQDPDVKYFEPDKVKCRLTLAVNRWTRDGKQTDWFNLELWGREAQVATNYVRKGSLIGIKGSLKFDTWSDRATGVNRSSPVIKVDRLDLLGSKRDGDANQMDNYNRPDEF from the coding sequence ATGACTCTCAATGTTGTTACCTTAGTAGGTCATGTAGGCCAAGACCCTGATGTTAAGTATTTCGAGCCAGATAAGGTTAAGTGTCGCCTGACTTTGGCAGTGAATCGCTGGACTCGCGATGGGAAGCAAACTGACTGGTTCAATCTCGAATTATGGGGAAGAGAAGCACAAGTAGCTACTAACTACGTGCGGAAGGGAAGTTTAATAGGCATCAAAGGTTCGTTGAAATTTGATACTTGGAGCGATCGCGCTACGGGTGTGAATCGTTCCTCACCTGTCATCAAAGTAGATCGGTTGGATCTGCTCGGATCGAAACGAGATGGTGATGCCAATCAAATGGATAACTATAACAGACCCGACGAGTTCTAA
- a CDS encoding rod shape-determining protein codes for MGIDLGTANTLVYVSGKGIVLQEPSVIAIDKDRMEPLAVGEEAKKMLGRCPGNVVALRPLRDGVIADFDSAELMLKYFIRRVNEGNSLIQPRIVIGIPSGVTGVERRAVMDAALQAGARDVRLIDEPVAAAIGAGLPVAEPTGNMIIDIGGGTTEVAVLSLQGTVISESVRVAGDELNDSIVQYMKKVHNLVIGERTAEEIKIQIASAYPTSSDDDQIMEVRGLHLLSGLPRTVTIKGPEIRESMSEPLAVIVDAVKRTLERTPPELAADIIDRGIMLAGGGALLKGLDTLISHETGIVVHVAADPLSCVVLGTGRVLENIKQLDRVFSGRSRTV; via the coding sequence ATGGGTATCGACCTCGGTACCGCTAATACGCTGGTTTACGTGTCCGGTAAAGGAATCGTTCTCCAGGAACCTTCAGTGATAGCCATTGACAAAGACAGAATGGAGCCTTTGGCAGTGGGAGAAGAAGCCAAGAAAATGCTGGGGCGCTGTCCCGGTAATGTGGTGGCTCTGCGGCCTCTGCGGGATGGTGTCATTGCTGACTTTGATAGTGCTGAGTTGATGCTCAAGTACTTTATTCGGCGGGTAAATGAAGGTAATTCTTTAATTCAGCCCCGAATCGTGATCGGGATTCCCAGTGGGGTTACGGGAGTCGAAAGAAGGGCTGTCATGGATGCCGCCCTGCAAGCTGGGGCTAGAGATGTCAGATTAATTGACGAGCCTGTAGCAGCAGCAATTGGGGCTGGATTACCGGTAGCCGAACCGACGGGTAACATGATTATCGATATCGGCGGTGGGACTACGGAAGTAGCAGTCCTGAGTTTGCAAGGTACGGTGATCAGCGAATCAGTACGGGTAGCTGGGGACGAGTTGAATGACTCGATCGTTCAGTACATGAAAAAAGTTCATAACCTGGTAATTGGGGAAAGGACTGCGGAGGAAATTAAGATTCAAATTGCTTCGGCTTATCCAACCAGTTCTGATGACGACCAGATCATGGAAGTTAGAGGGTTACACCTGCTCTCTGGTTTACCACGCACGGTAACTATCAAGGGCCCAGAAATCCGGGAAAGTATGTCGGAGCCTTTAGCTGTAATTGTGGATGCCGTGAAGCGCACTCTCGAACGGACTCCTCCCGAATTGGCAGCTGACATCATCGATCGAGGCATTATGCTAGCTGGAGGCGGTGCTTTGCTCAAAGGTTTGGATACCCTGATCAGTCACGAAACTGGGATTGTCGTACACGTAGCGGCAGACCCTTTAAGCTGTGTTGTATTGGGGACAGGTCGGGTGTTGGAAAATATCAAACAACTCGATCGCGTTTTTAGCGGTCGTTCTCGTACTGTGTAA
- the mreC gene encoding rod shape-determining protein MreC, whose translation MYTIRRWWDRHWLQVGLVGLAISAAWFVKQTQSAAVFEMYQLLTRPFQSNPNKQEVLADAKTLELQGRLEEIESENKKLRELLGYVSANKKEGILAPIVGRSADHWWHQVTLGRGSATGIKEGDIVTAPGGLVGRIVSVTNNTSRVLLISDPTSRVGVTISRSRYMGIMRGQSGNRAVMQFFERVPDVRRGDMVATSSVSQLFPSGVPIGKIESVNLSQSPAPEAVIVLSAPTSYLEWVVVYAAE comes from the coding sequence ATGTACACAATTCGTCGCTGGTGGGATCGTCATTGGTTACAAGTAGGACTGGTTGGCTTAGCTATTAGTGCTGCTTGGTTTGTTAAACAAACTCAAAGCGCAGCAGTATTTGAAATGTACCAGTTGCTAACCCGTCCTTTTCAATCCAACCCTAATAAACAAGAGGTTCTAGCTGATGCTAAAACTTTAGAACTGCAAGGACGCTTAGAGGAAATCGAAAGCGAAAACAAAAAATTGCGAGAGTTACTCGGCTATGTATCTGCCAATAAAAAAGAGGGAATTTTAGCTCCCATTGTGGGCAGGAGTGCCGATCATTGGTGGCATCAGGTTACTTTGGGTAGAGGCAGTGCAACCGGAATCAAAGAAGGTGATATAGTCACGGCACCTGGTGGTTTGGTGGGTAGGATTGTCAGCGTAACTAATAATACCAGTCGCGTACTGCTAATTAGCGATCCGACCAGCCGGGTAGGAGTAACGATCAGCCGCAGTCGCTATATGGGGATAATGCGCGGTCAATCAGGAAACCGAGCAGTAATGCAATTTTTTGAAAGAGTTCCAGATGTCCGTCGTGGCGATATGGTGGCTACGTCATCCGTCAGCCAGCTATTTCCATCAGGGGTGCCTATCGGAAAGATAGAATCGGTGAATCTCAGCCAAAGTCCCGCTCCTGAGGCGGTAATCGTGCTTTCTGCACCTACTAGTTATTTGGAATGGGTAGTGGTGTACGCTGCTGAGTGA
- the mreD gene encoding rod shape-determining protein MreD — protein sequence MNSYSSSATKKPKRLINVAKWHPNSRKIANAIVIFFSVILCLLILPTRLPGMELLGMGPNWLLIWVVAWSVKRSAWSGALAGITLGLIQDGMTSSYPSHAIGLAVIGILTALLKKQRYMEEDFISVALIVFGMALISESVLALQFISMGLRPMAEVWTDHQKIALTSAILSSLWAPVLYYPLNRWWANLNLLETAKN from the coding sequence ATGAATAGTTATTCCTCTTCTGCTACCAAAAAACCGAAAAGGTTGATTAATGTTGCTAAGTGGCATCCCAATAGCCGGAAAATTGCCAATGCGATCGTAATTTTCTTCTCCGTGATTCTGTGTTTGCTAATTTTGCCGACTAGATTACCGGGAATGGAATTACTGGGTATGGGGCCAAATTGGTTGTTGATTTGGGTAGTAGCGTGGAGCGTCAAACGCAGTGCTTGGTCTGGAGCGCTGGCGGGTATAACTTTGGGGCTGATTCAGGATGGAATGACTTCATCTTATCCCAGTCATGCGATCGGTTTAGCTGTGATAGGAATTCTGACGGCGCTCTTAAAAAAACAAAGGTATATGGAAGAGGATTTTATTTCTGTTGCCTTAATTGTATTTGGGATGGCGCTAATTTCGGAAAGCGTATTAGCACTTCAGTTTATTAGTATGGGGCTGCGTCCGATGGCTGAAGTTTGGACAGATCACCAAAAAATTGCGCTTACTTCGGCAATTCTAAGCAGTCTTTGGGCACCGGTTCTTTATTATCCTCTCAATCGCTGGTGGGCAAATCTCAACTTATTAGAAACTGCCAAAAATTAA